A section of the Streptomyces sp. V3I8 genome encodes:
- a CDS encoding FAD-binding oxidoreductase, with translation MPTDTVSVTGWGRTAPTTARLVRPRSYDEAVAAVRDCGARGGIARGLGRAYGDAAQNAGGAVFDMTGLDRVHAVDADGGTVLCGAGVSLHRLMEVLLPLGWFVPVTPGTRYVTVGGAIGADIHGKNHHVSGSFARHVLSFELLTADGGIRTVSSGTPLFDATAGGMGLTGVILTATVRLQPVETSLMSVDTERATDLDDLMARLTATDHRYRYSVAWIDLLARGASMGRSVLTRGDHAPLEALADGTRARRAPLEFRPGRLPAAPSFVPEGLLGRTTVGLFNELWYRKAPRARVGELQRMSTFFHPLDGVPHWNRVYGRGGFVQYQFAVGYGQEEALRRIVHRISQRRCPSFLAVLKRFGEGDPGWLSFPMPGWTLALDIPANLPGLGAFLDELDGEVAAADGRVYLAKDSRLRPELLAAMYPRLGAFRALRAELDPRSVFTSDLSRRLGL, from the coding sequence ATGCCTACCGACACGGTTTCCGTCACGGGGTGGGGCCGCACCGCTCCCACCACCGCCCGCCTGGTGCGCCCCCGTTCGTACGACGAGGCCGTGGCGGCCGTCCGGGACTGCGGGGCCCGCGGGGGCATCGCGCGGGGCCTGGGGCGGGCGTACGGGGACGCGGCGCAGAACGCGGGCGGGGCCGTGTTCGACATGACGGGCCTGGACCGCGTGCACGCGGTCGACGCGGACGGCGGGACGGTGCTGTGCGGCGCCGGTGTCTCGCTGCACCGCCTCATGGAGGTCCTGCTGCCGCTGGGCTGGTTCGTGCCGGTGACCCCCGGGACCCGCTACGTGACGGTCGGCGGGGCGATCGGCGCGGACATCCACGGCAAGAACCACCACGTGTCGGGGTCGTTCGCGCGGCACGTCCTGTCCTTCGAGCTGCTGACCGCGGACGGCGGGATCCGCACGGTGAGCAGCGGCACCCCCCTCTTCGACGCCACGGCGGGCGGGATGGGCCTGACCGGGGTCATCCTGACGGCCACCGTCCGGCTGCAGCCCGTCGAGACGTCGCTGATGTCCGTCGACACGGAACGCGCCACGGACCTGGACGACCTGATGGCCCGCCTCACGGCCACCGACCACCGCTACCGCTACTCGGTCGCCTGGATCGACCTGCTGGCCCGCGGTGCCTCCATGGGGCGCTCGGTGCTGACCCGCGGCGACCACGCCCCGCTGGAGGCGCTGGCCGACGGCACGCGTGCGCGCAGGGCCCCGCTGGAGTTCCGTCCGGGCCGGCTGCCCGCCGCTCCCTCCTTCGTCCCCGAGGGGCTGCTGGGGCGTACGACGGTGGGCCTGTTCAACGAGCTCTGGTACCGCAAGGCGCCCCGCGCGCGGGTCGGTGAACTGCAGCGGATGTCCACGTTCTTCCACCCGCTCGACGGCGTACCGCACTGGAACCGCGTCTACGGGCGCGGCGGTTTCGTGCAGTACCAGTTCGCCGTCGGGTACGGGCAGGAGGAGGCCCTGCGCCGGATCGTGCACCGCATCTCGCAGCGGCGCTGCCCCTCCTTCCTCGCCGTGCTGAAGCGGTTCGGCGAGGGCGACCCGGGCTGGCTGTCCTTCCCGATGCCCGGCTGGACGCTCGCCCTGGACATCCCCGCGAACCTGCCGGGGCTCGGTGCCTTCCTCGACGAGCTGGACGGGGAGGTCGCCGCGGCCGACGGGCGGGTCTACCTCGCCAAGGACTCCCGGCTGCGGCCCGAACTGCTCGCGGCGATGTACCCGCGGCTCGGCGCGTTCCGGGCGCTGCGCGCGGAGCTGGACCCGCGGTCCGTCTTCACCTCCGACCTGTCCCGGCGCCTCGGCCTCTGA
- a CDS encoding phosphatase PAP2 family protein, translating into MDHHDERPDLDHRILTALHARGAGPRVAAAARTLSLAGEHGALWIAAGLVGAAADPRRRGAWLRGTALTAGAHLASMGVKRLVRRPRPGHVEPLVRTAGRHSFPSSHATSATAAAVAFGALGARVVPPLAAAMCLSRLVVGVHYPSDVAAGAALGAVTARLGARWMTGGRDHG; encoded by the coding sequence ATGGACCACCACGACGAGCGCCCCGACCTGGATCACCGCATCCTCACGGCTCTCCACGCGCGGGGCGCCGGCCCACGGGTCGCCGCCGCCGCGCGGACCCTGTCCCTGGCCGGCGAGCACGGCGCGCTGTGGATCGCGGCGGGCCTCGTGGGCGCGGCGGCCGACCCGCGGCGGCGCGGCGCCTGGCTGCGCGGCACGGCCCTGACCGCGGGCGCGCACCTCGCCAGCATGGGCGTGAAGCGGCTCGTGCGCCGGCCGCGGCCCGGCCACGTCGAGCCGCTGGTCCGCACCGCGGGCCGGCACTCCTTCCCCAGCTCGCACGCCACGTCCGCGACGGCGGCCGCCGTCGCCTTCGGCGCGCTCGGCGCGCGCGTGGTGCCCCCGCTGGCCGCCGCGATGTGCCTCTCGCGGCTGGTCGTCGGCGTCCACTACCCCTCGGACGTCGCGGCGGGCGCCGCCCTCGGCGCGGTGACCGCCCGGCTCGGTGCCCGCTGGATGACGGGAGGCCGTGACCATGGCTGA
- a CDS encoding D-alanyl-D-alanine carboxypeptidase family protein: MPAMKKTAKPSLLVTSATLLSFSLALTATAASPAAAAARDDKPSPSPSATSSASPSGSPTATPPPGMSKVGGAQLGLAGTRVNLGTGAPVLPKDLSARSWIVADAESGDVLAAHNAHWRLPPASTLKMLFADTLLDKFPKTQTHKVVPSDLAGIGAGSSMVGVKEDETYTVHDLWLGVFLRSGNDAVHVLSAMNGGVDRTVADMNARAEELQALDTNVVTPDGYDEKRQVSSAYDLTLFARSGLQNADFREYCSTVRAKFPGETRKNKKGKTTRGTFEIQNTNRLLTGDYGLDAYPGVAGVKNGNTTNAGATFTGVAERDGKVLLVTVMNPEKQEHDQVYKETAKLLDWGFKASGKVSPVGELVAPKSADTGAQPGADASGEAGGSGEGRGAGDGSGSAKPVAASAHADGSNGAWTALAIAGGVLVLLAAGVFVINRRWPLPELMRRRR, translated from the coding sequence GTGCCCGCCATGAAAAAGACCGCCAAGCCGTCCTTGCTGGTCACCTCCGCCACCCTGTTGTCGTTCTCGCTCGCCCTCACGGCGACCGCCGCCTCGCCCGCCGCGGCCGCGGCCAGGGACGACAAGCCGTCGCCGTCCCCGTCGGCGACGTCCTCGGCCTCGCCGTCGGGCAGCCCGACGGCGACCCCGCCCCCGGGCATGTCGAAGGTGGGCGGCGCCCAGCTCGGCCTGGCCGGGACCCGGGTGAACCTCGGCACCGGCGCGCCGGTCCTGCCGAAGGACCTGAGCGCCCGTTCCTGGATCGTCGCGGACGCCGAGTCCGGTGACGTACTGGCCGCGCACAACGCGCACTGGCGGCTGCCTCCGGCGAGCACCCTGAAGATGCTGTTCGCCGACACCCTGCTCGACAAGTTCCCCAAGACGCAGACCCACAAGGTCGTGCCGTCCGACCTGGCGGGCATCGGCGCGGGCTCCAGCATGGTGGGCGTCAAGGAGGACGAGACGTACACGGTCCACGACCTGTGGCTCGGCGTCTTCCTTCGCTCCGGCAACGACGCCGTGCACGTCCTGTCCGCGATGAACGGGGGCGTCGACCGGACCGTCGCGGACATGAACGCGCGCGCCGAGGAGCTGCAGGCGCTCGACACGAACGTGGTCACCCCGGACGGCTACGACGAGAAGCGCCAGGTGTCGTCGGCGTACGACCTGACGCTGTTCGCCCGGTCGGGGCTGCAGAACGCGGACTTCCGGGAGTACTGCTCGACGGTCCGCGCGAAGTTCCCCGGCGAGACCAGGAAGAACAAGAAGGGCAAGACCACCCGCGGGACCTTCGAGATCCAGAACACCAACCGGCTGCTGACCGGTGATTACGGACTGGACGCCTACCCGGGCGTCGCGGGTGTGAAGAACGGCAACACCACGAACGCGGGCGCGACGTTCACGGGGGTCGCCGAGCGCGACGGCAAGGTGCTGCTCGTCACCGTCATGAACCCGGAGAAGCAGGAGCACGACCAGGTCTACAAGGAGACCGCGAAGCTCCTCGACTGGGGCTTCAAGGCGTCGGGGAAGGTCTCCCCGGTGGGTGAGCTGGTGGCGCCGAAGAGCGCGGACACGGGCGCGCAGCCGGGTGCCGACGCCTCCGGTGAGGCGGGCGGTTCGGGCGAGGGCCGGGGCGCGGGCGACGGTTCGGGGTCGGCGAAGCCCGTCGCGGCGTCGGCGCACGCGGACGGTTCGAACGGCGCCTGGACCGCCCTGGCGATCGCCGGCGGCGTCCTCGTCCTGCTCGCCGCCGGTGTCTTCGTGATCAACCGCCGCTGGCCGCTGCCGGAGCTGATGCGCCGCCGCCGCTGA
- a CDS encoding GtrA family protein gives MRTRTRTRSRSRPHLREVLGFAAAGLLAYAADLALFLWLRGPAGLDPLTAKALSFVAGCSVAYAGNALGTYRHTRGGPRRYAVFFGVNVAGALVQLLCILVSHHGLGFTSPRADAVSGAGIGMVFATALRFWGTRTLVFRGEGRVGSWTG, from the coding sequence ATCCGGACCCGGACCCGCACCCGGTCCCGGTCCCGGCCGCACCTGCGCGAGGTCCTCGGGTTCGCCGCCGCCGGGCTCCTCGCGTACGCCGCCGACCTCGCCCTCTTCCTCTGGCTGCGCGGGCCGGCCGGCCTGGACCCGCTGACCGCCAAGGCGCTGTCGTTCGTGGCCGGCTGCTCGGTCGCGTACGCGGGCAACGCACTCGGCACGTACCGCCACACGCGCGGGGGACCGCGCCGGTACGCCGTCTTCTTCGGGGTGAACGTCGCGGGCGCCCTGGTGCAGTTGCTGTGCATCCTCGTCAGCCACCACGGTCTCGGATTCACCTCCCCGCGCGCGGACGCCGTGTCGGGCGCGGGAATCGGCATGGTGTTCGCTACGGCCCTGCGCTTTTGGGGTACCAGGACATTGGTTTTCCGAGGCGAGGGCAGGGTCGGATCATGGACTGGCTGA
- a CDS encoding 2'-5' RNA ligase family protein, whose protein sequence is MGTVTIGVSIAVPEPHGSLLQERRAGFGDPAASGIPTHVTLLPPTEVEEAALPAIEAHLVEVAAAGRSFTMRLSGTGTFRPLSPVVYVQVAEGAEACTWLQKQVRDASGPVARELQFPYHPHVTVAHGIDDAAMDRAFEELAQYEAQWSCTGFALYEQGSDGVWRRLRDYAFGGAVVPPQAGHVERGQLPAC, encoded by the coding sequence GTGGGGACCGTAACGATCGGTGTGTCGATCGCGGTCCCGGAGCCACACGGCAGCCTGCTCCAGGAGCGGCGCGCGGGCTTCGGCGACCCCGCGGCTTCCGGCATCCCCACCCATGTCACGCTGCTGCCGCCGACGGAGGTCGAGGAGGCGGCGCTGCCCGCGATCGAGGCGCACCTCGTCGAGGTCGCGGCCGCCGGGCGGTCCTTCACGATGCGGCTGAGCGGGACGGGGACGTTCCGTCCGCTGTCCCCCGTCGTGTACGTACAGGTGGCCGAGGGGGCCGAGGCCTGCACCTGGCTGCAGAAGCAGGTCCGGGACGCCTCGGGGCCGGTGGCGCGCGAGCTGCAGTTCCCGTACCACCCCCATGTGACGGTGGCGCACGGCATCGACGACGCGGCGATGGACCGTGCGTTCGAGGAACTGGCGCAGTACGAGGCGCAGTGGTCGTGCACCGGCTTCGCGCTCTACGAGCAGGGGTCCGACGGCGTGTGGCGCAGGCTGCGCGACTACGCCTTCGGGGGCGCGGTCGTGCCGCCCCAGGCGGGGCACGTCGAGCGCGGCCAGCTCCCGGCCTGCTGA
- a CDS encoding decaprenylphospho-beta-D-erythro-pentofuranosid-2-ulose 2-reductase, producing the protein MKDAFGIPQSLLVLGGTSEIALATARRLITRRTRTVWLAGRPSPGLEAAAAGLRELGADVRTVDFDALDPGAHEAVLGKVFAEGDIDMVLLAFGVLGDQARDENEPGAAVRVAQTNYTGAVSSGLVCAQALQTQGHGSLVVLSSVAGERARRANFIYGSSKAGLDAFAQGLGDALYGTGVHVMVVRPGFVRSKMTQGREEAPLATTPEAVATAIETGLRRRSEVVWVPGALRVVMSALRHAPRAVFRRLPL; encoded by the coding sequence ATGAAGGACGCCTTCGGCATCCCGCAGTCCCTGCTCGTCCTTGGCGGCACGTCCGAGATCGCGCTCGCCACCGCGCGCCGGCTCATCACCCGCCGCACCCGTACGGTGTGGCTCGCGGGCCGCCCCTCGCCCGGCCTGGAGGCGGCCGCCGCGGGGCTGCGCGAGCTCGGCGCGGACGTCCGTACCGTCGATTTCGACGCACTCGACCCCGGCGCCCACGAGGCGGTCCTCGGCAAGGTCTTCGCCGAGGGCGACATCGACATGGTCCTGCTGGCGTTCGGCGTCCTCGGCGACCAGGCACGTGACGAGAACGAGCCGGGCGCCGCGGTCCGGGTCGCCCAGACCAACTACACGGGCGCCGTCTCGTCGGGGCTGGTGTGCGCGCAGGCCCTCCAGACCCAGGGCCACGGCTCCCTGGTGGTGCTCTCCTCGGTGGCGGGCGAACGGGCCCGCCGCGCGAACTTCATCTACGGCTCCAGCAAGGCGGGCCTCGACGCGTTCGCCCAGGGCCTGGGGGACGCGCTGTACGGCACGGGCGTCCATGTGATGGTCGTGCGTCCCGGGTTCGTCCGCTCGAAGATGACGCAGGGGAGGGAGGAGGCCCCGCTCGCGACGACCCCCGAGGCGGTCGCCACGGCCATCGAGACGGGCCTGCGCCGCCGCTCGGAGGTGGTGTGGGTGCCCGGGGCGCTGCGCGTGGTCATGTCGGCCCTGCGCCACGCCCCGCGGGCGGTGTTCCGCCGCCTGCCGCTGTAG
- a CDS encoding SCO4848 family membrane protein: protein MKLSRPLSWFLLAFGVWSWVIWITFIKNLWKDGSGLAFDDAGDPTGYFWVHLTLAVVSFLLGTIVGGIGLRGVRALRGTPSSSRHTS, encoded by the coding sequence ATGAAGCTCAGCCGTCCCCTCTCCTGGTTCCTGCTCGCCTTCGGAGTGTGGAGCTGGGTCATCTGGATCACTTTCATCAAAAACCTGTGGAAGGACGGCAGCGGGCTCGCCTTCGACGACGCGGGCGATCCGACCGGGTACTTCTGGGTGCACCTGACGCTCGCCGTCGTCTCCTTTCTCTTGGGGACGATCGTCGGGGGCATCGGGTTGCGCGGTGTCCGGGCCTTGCGCGGCACACCGTCGTCATCACGTCATACGTCATAA
- a CDS encoding decaprenyl-phosphate phosphoribosyltransferase: MADTALLERTRTQQVPPRGPGLLRGLLRTARPKQWVKNVLVVAAPAAAGELFSRHALIQVGLVFVLFTACAASVYLVNDARDADADRAHPVKCHRPVAAGQVPVPVAYAVGFVLAVVAPAAAALLCSPFTSALLTAYLGLQFAYCLSLKHVLVVDLAVITTGFLMRAMIGGFALGIPLSRWFLITTGFGALFMVSAKRYSEAVQMAGKAGATRALLTEYTVGYLRFVWQLAASVAVLGYCLWALEEGGVPHTSVLPWRQLSMVAFILAVLRYAVFADRGTAGEPEDVVLRDRALAVIGVAWLAMYGLAVADW; encoded by the coding sequence ATGGCTGACACGGCCCTCCTGGAGCGGACCCGCACGCAGCAGGTCCCGCCGCGCGGACCCGGCCTCCTGAGGGGGCTCCTCAGGACCGCCCGGCCGAAGCAGTGGGTCAAGAACGTCCTCGTCGTCGCCGCCCCGGCCGCGGCGGGCGAGCTCTTCTCGCGGCACGCCCTGATCCAGGTCGGACTCGTCTTCGTCCTGTTCACGGCCTGCGCCGCGAGCGTCTACCTGGTCAACGACGCCCGGGACGCCGACGCCGACCGCGCCCACCCGGTCAAGTGCCACCGGCCGGTCGCCGCCGGGCAGGTGCCCGTCCCGGTCGCCTACGCGGTGGGGTTCGTGCTCGCCGTCGTCGCCCCCGCCGCGGCCGCCCTCCTGTGCTCGCCGTTCACCTCGGCGCTGCTCACCGCCTACCTGGGCCTGCAGTTCGCGTACTGCCTGAGCCTCAAGCACGTCCTGGTCGTCGACCTCGCCGTGATCACCACCGGGTTCCTGATGCGGGCCATGATCGGAGGGTTCGCGCTCGGCATCCCGCTGTCGCGCTGGTTCCTGATCACGACCGGCTTCGGCGCGCTCTTCATGGTGTCCGCCAAGCGCTACTCGGAGGCCGTCCAGATGGCCGGGAAAGCGGGCGCCACCCGCGCGCTGCTCACCGAGTACACGGTCGGCTACCTGCGCTTCGTCTGGCAGCTCGCCGCCTCGGTCGCCGTACTCGGGTACTGCCTGTGGGCCCTGGAGGAGGGCGGGGTGCCGCACACCAGCGTGCTGCCCTGGCGGCAGCTGTCGATGGTCGCCTTCATCCTCGCCGTGCTGCGGTACGCGGTCTTCGCCGACCGGGGCACCGCCGGCGAACCCGAGGACGTCGTTCTGCGCGACCGCGCGCTCGCCGTGATCGGTGTGGCGTGGCTCGCGATGTACGGCCTGGCGGTGGCCGACTGGTGA
- a CDS encoding YihY/virulence factor BrkB family protein, with the protein MDWLKKLPGVGPWIARLMVTHAWRSYERLDRVKWTRLAAAMTFISFLALFPLITVAAAIAAATLDEKGVRTLEDKIAEQVPGISEQLDIGVLVENAGTVGVIAGALLLFTGIGWVGSMRECLRAVWELPDEEENPILRKLVDGGVLLGLGGAALVTIAASALASSAVGWSTRLLGIEEGGWGGVLLQTAAFAVAVLADFLLLLCLLTLLPGVQPERRRLVVAALIGAAGFELLKLLLSGYIQGVAAKSMYGAFGVPVALLLWINFTSKLLLFCAAWTATQHKTPAEQAIADGTADGAADVSGGGASAPAAASGG; encoded by the coding sequence ATGGACTGGCTGAAAAAGCTCCCCGGCGTGGGCCCGTGGATCGCCCGGCTGATGGTCACGCACGCCTGGCGCTCGTACGAGCGGCTGGACCGGGTGAAGTGGACACGGCTCGCGGCGGCGATGACCTTCATCAGTTTCCTCGCGCTCTTCCCGCTGATCACGGTGGCCGCCGCGATCGCCGCCGCGACCCTCGACGAGAAGGGGGTCCGAACGCTCGAGGACAAGATCGCCGAGCAGGTGCCCGGCATCTCCGAGCAGCTCGACATCGGCGTCCTCGTCGAGAACGCCGGCACGGTCGGGGTCATCGCGGGCGCGCTGCTGCTGTTCACCGGCATCGGCTGGGTGGGCTCGATGCGCGAGTGCCTGCGCGCGGTCTGGGAGCTGCCGGACGAGGAGGAGAACCCGATCCTGCGCAAGCTCGTGGACGGCGGCGTGCTCCTCGGCCTCGGCGGCGCCGCGCTCGTCACGATCGCCGCGTCCGCCCTGGCGTCGAGCGCGGTGGGCTGGTCGACCCGGCTCCTCGGTATCGAGGAGGGCGGCTGGGGCGGAGTGCTGCTGCAGACGGCCGCCTTCGCGGTGGCCGTCCTCGCCGACTTCCTGCTGCTGCTCTGCCTGTTGACGCTGCTGCCCGGCGTCCAGCCGGAGCGCCGCCGCCTGGTCGTCGCCGCACTGATCGGCGCCGCCGGCTTCGAACTGCTGAAACTGCTGCTCAGCGGCTACATCCAGGGGGTCGCCGCGAAGAGCATGTACGGGGCGTTCGGCGTGCCCGTCGCCCTGCTCCTGTGGATCAACTTCACGTCCAAGCTGCTGCTCTTCTGCGCCGCCTGGACGGCGACGCAGCACAAGACCCCCGCCGAGCAGGCGATCGCGGACGGCACCGCGGACGGCGCGGCGGACGTCAGCGGCGGCGGCGCATCAGCTCCGGCAGCGGCCAGCGGCGGTTGA